The Coccidioides posadasii str. Silveira chromosome 3, complete sequence genome contains a region encoding:
- a CDS encoding uncharacterized protein (EggNog:ENOG410PHFG~COG:J~BUSCO:12108at33183) translates to MENANLWTRRSNSSRLSLSVSDNRDPHGRSDSPRSSSKRFGDGHGRSNPFNAISPLSTGVSSPSTNASSAFGLGSGAFASFGSAAKTPKTPGAFDFNSSKSRTEKQDGEHSGTGSKSVKSKGSSSSLNSTNTSGPKEHPLKSTWVVWYRPPTPKYSDYEKSTIALASISSVESFWAVYSHLKRPSLLPTVSDYHIFKKGIRPVWEDQANKKGGKWIVRLKKGVADRYWEDLLLAMIGDQFAEASDEVCGAVLSVRSGEDVLSVWTRIDGGRNIKIRETMKRLLNFPPDTNIVWKSHDDSIAQRTAIDQARQDKAANSGHHQGSDRRRGANPDDSTGEKGKGSAS, encoded by the exons ATGGAGAACGCAAATCTATGGACCAGGAGATCCAA CTCCAGCAGGCTTTCTTTATCGGTATCTGATAATCGAGATCCACATGGAAGGTCTGATTCACCGCGTAGCTCGTCAAAACGATTCGGTGACGGGCATGGTCGCTCAAATCCGTTCAATGCAATCTCCCCGCTTTCCACAGGCGTATCATCACCCTCCACCAATGCTTCCTCAGCCTTTGGCCTTGGTTCCGGCGCTTTCGCTTCTTTCGGATCGGCAGCGAAGACTCCAAAGACACCAGGCGCATTTGATTTCAACTCCTCCAAATCTCGAACCGAAAAACAAGATGGAGAGCACAGTGGAACGGGCTCGAAGAGCGTTAAATCCAAGGGTTCTTCATCCTCCCTCAACAGTACCAATACCAGTGGACCAAAGGAGCATCCTTTAAAATCGACGTGGGTTGTCTGGTATCGCCCACCCACACCAAAGTACTCCGACTACGAAAAATCTACGATTGCCTTAGCATCGATATCTTCCGTTGAGAGCTTCTGGGCCGTCTATTCACACCTTAAAAGACCATCTCTCCTTCCTACAGTTTCAGATTATCACATCTTTAAGAAAGGGATTCGCCCTGTATGGGAGGATCAAGCGAATAAAAAAGGCGGGAAGTGGATTGTTAGGTTGAAGAAAGGAGTTGCAGACCGTTATTGGGAAGACCTTCTTTTAGCCATGATTGGCGATCAGTTCGCCGAGGCGAGTGACGAGGTCTGCGGTGCAGTCCTTAGTGTCCGCAGCGGCGAAGACGTTTTAAGTGTGTGGACAAGGATTGATGGAGGCCGCAATATCAAGATTAG GGAAACAATGAAACGGCTATTGAATTTCCCACCGGATACCAACATTGTGTGGAAGAGTCATGATGATAGTATAGCCCAAAGGACCGCTATTGACCAGGCTCGGCAAGATAAAGCTGCAAATTCGGGCCATCATCAAGGTTCCGACCGCCGACGCGGAGCCAATCCTGATGATTCCACAGGGGAAAAGGGGAAGGGTTCAGCATCTTGA